From the genome of Penicillium oxalicum strain HP7-1 chromosome VII, whole genome shotgun sequence:
CCACTTTTTTTCGACACCTCGTCACCTCCCACAagctctcctcctcctcctcaatcctgatctcctttctttcttctctccgaATCCAAATCAATACCATTCTGAATTTGGGCTGTGTGCATCGCCTCTTTTCGTGTTCAAACGTCgctctccttttcccttcaTCACAACCCCACATCGTCACCATGGGTGCTCACTCCGCAACTTGGCAAGGTATGGGATCGAGGACCGCCATGATCCGACATGGGAGCTTGCTTTCGCTGACATCCTTTTCTCGTCACTCTATCCAGCATACGTCGACTCCAGGTAACTAATCACAAGCCCTCTCTACGATCCTCCTGCCCGGCTTTACCTTGCTGCGAGGTGGATGGCTCGGCTAGACAACGAACCAGCTCCGGTGCGCTAACCTGACCATCTCAACAGCCTCATGGGCTCGGGTCAGTTCCAGAAGGCCGGTGTTCTCGCCGCGGACTTCTCTGGTCTGGAAGCTGCTACTCCTGGCTTCGCTGTATGTGGCTCCTTATTTCCAGACTCTTGATTTTGGAGGATCCGCATCCTCCTCCAACAGGACACAGTGCGGGCAGTATACTAAGGCGGCACGCTTTCGATAGCTCTCCCAGGAGGACATCAACTCTCTGGCCTCGGCCTTCACTTCCAGCGACAACGCCTTCGCCAACGGTTTCTCCATTGCTGGGGAGAAGTACGTCTGCATCAAAGCCGATGAGCGCAGCTTGTATGGCAAGAAGGTATGCCCCGCGCCCGCCCGCTCCCCTGCTCCGTTCGGAGgaaaatcatcatcgacccACTTGTACCGGAAAATGCCACCACCGGAAACGATAGCTGACCATGAACCCGACAACAAATAGGGCAAGGAGGGCGCCATTGTCGTCCGCGCCAGTGCCTGCACTATGATCGGAGTCCACGGTGCCACTGTCCAGACTACCAACGCCGCCACCGTTGTCGAGAACCTGATCGACTATATCAACGGCGCCAAATAAATCAGGGCATTTTACATCCCCTCAACAAGCTCTTCGAACCTGCATCACCTATCATGAGGTAGCATGTTTGTGACAATCATGGAAATAAAGGAGCCattcgatttttttttctttctctgtcaaatctttccccccccccccccctctcacaTGGTACTTAGCCGCGCTGAAATATATCTTCTTTTTATTGACGTGAGAAGGGCCCCATGTTCGACATGATCCTCTGACCTCTCTTCCCAGTGTTTGTATGAATCCTCCGAGCCCTTTCTATAACTTCCCACGTCGCCGGCGGGTTCGTCACTAATATAATGAGTTGTCGACATTATGTAAATTTTCTGTCTCGATTGTGTACCCGGTATACGGCGCACTATACAAATACAATGCACAGTCCCATTACCACCAGGTGTTGGATTTGCTATTCCGTATTCAGTATCTGTACAATATGTACTTACGCACTGCCCGCCCACAACTGAGCCCCGACAGCTTTGCTGAcgatccaaaaaaaagaaaggaaaagaaaagtcattAAAAATTATATCTTGGGGCATTGACGATTATCCTCACACTGCCCCGATAAAGAGTTCCATCGTCACATCTGCCAGACACATCGCTGTAGTGCGCCATGCGCCGGCCAACCAGTGGACACACTGCACCTGCGCCCAAAGTCTGGACAGGAAATCCCGCCGCATCATGACTCCGGTCTCGATCCGTGTGTCGCAAAAGAATCATATCTTTGTCTCATGTACAAGCATCATCATGCACCCACCATCAATCATACAGGCAGCTCGGCGTTACTCCGCCCACCAGCCAAAACCTCCAACCCACGACGGATATAGGGACCGATGATGGGGATATTGCCGGCAAATTGACCGATCGTCACGAGGAAGTCGCCGAACAGGATGAACAGTCCGTACAATTCGATGAGAAATCCCGTCAAGGGCCAGCggaggagaatgaggatgATGCCCGCGCAAAAGGCTGCAGTGCCCTTGAGTTTTTGAGGCCGTGTGAAGAAGACTATTGTCTTTTGAACGCCGATGATGAGAGTGAGaccgatgaggaagaggatctAGCCatcaggagagagagagtgggtTAATTTGGTTTGCGCGGAGAGAAcgaaggaggtggtggggTCGCATACGTTGCCCATCGCAAgtctaaaaagaagaaagcagTTAGATATCAAACTCGAATTGAGTGGAAGAATCCCCAATACATCAAATCATGCTGAAGGAGACATACAATGAACGGTCGAAGAACATGAGCACTCCTCCGAAAAGGAACAGGCCACCTAGACAAGATGCCAGGTGAGTTGTTTGGTACTCAGGATACATTAAGACGCCATAATTTTCATGAGATATTTCATACCGGCCGAGCAGAAGATCACACCGATCTCTATTCTTCAGGGTTAGCGTTGACCATGTTGCGATTATGTTTGCGCCTCCGTGCCTGGGGGGTGATGGCCATCCCACGAGAGAAAGTGACgcggaaaagagaaattctTACTCTGATTTTCTGACAACCACATGCTAGGCATTTTGTTATTATATGCGACAAAGAACCCGCTATCTTTTTTGGGGACGGGATAAGTGTTGCGCAATCTCAAGAGTCAGTCGTATCCTGATGCGCCGAATGATCTGATCTCTGAACGAGTTCCGTAAACAGAAAACTGCAATCGGCCATTTTCTGCCCGAGCTCCACCGGGCGGTGAGTATTTGGTTTTAAGCCACGCCATGCGGGAACCCGATTTTACTTCCGTGCTTACTTTTGGCGGGAGCTCAAATTATCCCACAACGGGTTCGATGGATGATTGGATTCGGACTGGTCTCATTGGGTGTGGTCTTTACTGTGACAGTACAATGTGAAGCTGTCATGTTTGGATTCCATGGGAAATGTCCCATCACTGCCCAAACCCAAGGTCTAGACACTTGTCCGTCTCAGAGCCTGATGTTGCGACCGTGCGATTGCCCCTTGTCGCTCCTCCACACTCGGAGCTTCCCTGCTTTAATTTGCTATCCACCCACGCCGCGGCGACAGCTATCCTCGGATGCTGTAACTGACGTGCCTTTCCCCTGGTGCGTCGGTAATAGTCGGGTGTCTTTTTTGACACAAGGCGAAGAACAATATTTTCACGGTTACGAATAAGCCGGAGCGCTTTCTTGAGCCTGCCTTGAGAGAGGCAGGTGGGGTGGAAAGGGCTTGACTGTGTTGATCGGACATTTCTTGTAATTGTTGCCATTCTGGATGAGTACGCCATTGCGGTTAGCGTGATGTTTTGAACAATGATGTGGTTTCACCGAAATACCTTGCTTCTGCTGGCCATGGACCTGCCGAATACACTCCATTTCTACTTGTACCACGGGACCCTTCTTATTTCAGGACTGTGTGGGCTCCTCGAGCTTCAAGGTAGCTTTCAGGAACGCCCTGTGAGAGATTGCGAATGACACCGAAGATCTCCTTGTCGTGATAGCGCAGCCGCGTCTTGGGGTCGGTATATGGACCGGACAGACCGGTGATGTCGCAGTAATGACGCTTGTTGGCCGGATCAAGGGATGGCGCCGACTCGATATTTGTGTAAGTCACTGCCGGACCACTCGGGTACATAGCACGGGCGTTCTTCTCCAATACGAGTGTAGATAGATTCTGAGCAGCTTGCGCGATGTTGGGGTTCTTGCCAGAACCATCTGTTGGCGTTCGGGTGCCATCAGTGGGCACGACCCCCGTTGTAGCAGGTGTTGTGGCGCCGGAGTTGGTTTGAGTGGCTAACTGGGATGCTTCTTTGCGCGAAGTCTCTGAAATGATCGCCTTGACGTTCTTGTTGCGGCGCTGGGATGGCTTCCAGTGAGGGTTACGGAACGGTTTGGGGACAGCCGCAATGTCAAGCTGGCTCAGAAGGAGCTGATGGGCTTCATCGTCCTTGGTTGGGATCGCCGGTGCCATTTTTCAAGAAGATTCAGAGACTTGAATGCAGAGAG
Proteins encoded in this window:
- a CDS encoding Protein transport protein GOT1, whose protein sequence is MGNILFLIGLTLIIGVQKTIVFFTRPQKLKGTAAFCAGIILILLRWPLTGFLIELYGLFILFGDFLVTIGQFAGNIPIIGPYIRRGLEVLAGGRSNAELPV
- a CDS encoding Profilin-2, with translation MGAHSATWQAYVDSSLMGSGQFQKAGVLAADFSGLEAATPGFALSQEDINSLASAFTSSDNAFANGFSIAGEKYVCIKADERSLYGKKGKEGAIVVRASACTMIGVHGATVQTTNAATVVENLIDYINGAK
- a CDS encoding Chromatin-remodeling complex subunit ies6 yields the protein MAPAIPTKDDEAHQLLLSQLDIAAVPKPFRNPHWKPSQRRNKNVKAIISETSRKEASQLATQTNSGATTPATTGVVPTDGTRTPTDGSGKNPNIAQAAQNLSTLVLEKNARAMYPSGPAVTYTNIESAPSLDPANKRHYCDITGLSGPYTDPKTRLRYHDKEIFGVIRNLSQGVPESYLEARGAHTVLK